Proteins encoded together in one Triticum dicoccoides isolate Atlit2015 ecotype Zavitan chromosome 7B, WEW_v2.0, whole genome shotgun sequence window:
- the LOC119340190 gene encoding GDSL esterase/lipase At3g09930-like — MELMPTVFCLLLLVLAQDGARVEARGTPSADQGSKNQWSSMFVFGDGFVDNGNLPETNTWRQWSYPYGSYLNSRGSATPVPTGRLSNYWIQSDFIARILGLSEAPPSYRLTPHLSCDPSGMTFAFGGAGVYEVPDKKVPTLATQVNAFTRLLNAGVISRQQLQSSVALVSISGNDYMTGANVENAFLSSFDDIDSYIGNVTTEIAKNVGKLQRLGVRKVLVNNMHPIGCTPLRTSSSNYTTCDLLANYAATVHNINIEHLMGNKNNAHILDLYTAFTDIVNHAPGEGSEQSNNFKRKLTPCCEASTELGYCGQVSPSGERLYDLCKNPDKKFYWDESYPTTAGWEAVTGALEEPLREFLDRDYVP, encoded by the exons ATGGAGCTCATGCCAACCGTCTTctgccttctcctcctcgtccttgcACAGGATG GGGCTCGTGTGGAGGCACGAGGCACACCTTCGGCTGATCAGGGGTCAAAGAACCAATGGTCCAGCATGTTCGTCTTCGGGGATGGCTTCGTCGACAACGGCAACCTCCCAGAGACCAACACATGGCGTCAATGGAGCTATCCCTACGGCTCCTATCTCAACTCCCGTGGATCTGCGACTCCTGTTCCAACTGGGCGCCTTTCTAACTATTGGATTCAATCTGACTTCATCG CAAGGATCTTGGGCCTCAGTGAAGCCCCTCCATCGTACAGGCTCACGCCACATCTATCTTGTGAcccatctggcatgacctttgctttcGGCGGCGCTGGCGTCTACGAGGTGCCGGACAAGAAGGTGCCGACCCTTGCCACACAGGTCAATGCTTTCACCAGGCTACTTAATGCCGGGGTCATCTCAAGACAACAGCTCCAGAGCTCCGTCGCTCTTGTCTCCATCTCCGGCAATGACTACATGACTGGTGCCAACGTCGAGAATGCCTTCTTGAGTAGCTTCGATGAT ATCGATAGTTATATTGGGAATGTGACGaccgagattgcgaagaacgtgggGAAGCTACAGAGGCTAGGTGTGAGAAAGGTACTAGTGAACAACATGCATCCCATTGGCTGCACGCCTTTGCGGACTAGTTCGAGCAACTACACGACATGCGACCTTCTGGCCAACTATGCCGCAACTGTACACAACATCAATATAGAACACCTAATGGGCAACAAGAATAATGCCCACATACTGGACCTCTACACTGCCTTCACCGACATCGTCAATCACGCCCCTG GTGAAGGGTCGGAGCAGTCAAACAATTTCAAGCGCAAGCTGACACCTTGCTGCGAGGCTTCCACCGAGCTGGGGTACTGTGGACAGGTTAGCCCTTCAGGGGAGCGCCTCTACGACCTATGCAAGAATCCTGACAAGAAGTTCTACTGGGACGAGTCTTACCCGACAACTGCTGGGTGGGAAGCTGTTACAGGGGCGCTAGAAGAACCTTTGAGGGAGTTCCTAGATCGGGACTATGTTCCATGA